ggctcaagctggtgggctttttttgctcaaaccagatgagcccacgctcaagctggtaacctcggggtctcgaacctgggtcctctgcatcccagtccgacgctctatccactgtgccaccgcctggtcaggcaggaagtgatattttttaattgactcCTTTTATAcccaaatttttctttctttccttttttatgagagagagagagacagagacagaaacagacaggaagggagagggatgagaagcatcagcttgtagttgcagctcttcagttgttcattgattgcttctcatatgtgccttgacccgggggttccagctgagccactgaccccttgctcaaaccagcaaccttgtgctcaaaccagcaacctgtgcttaaaccagcgaccttggactcaagccaatgacttgtgggctcaagccagtgaccatgggatcatgttgatgaacccacactcaagctggtgattctgTGCtcgagctggatgagcctgctctcaagccaatgaccttggggttttgaacttgggacctcagtgtcccaggtcagagctctatccactgtgccacaactggTCAGTCTCATATCCAAATTTTCCTACATCTCTATGTAGTAGGTATTTTAACAATTTATGTTTATCATAATAATCATTGCATGCCATAGATTTCCAAGTCATTTACCAATGGGatattataattatgtaatttaaacttttttccgGGCTCTTTCTTTaagtataattgatatataacattatattagtgtcaggtgtacaacataatgattcagtaTATTGAGTACACTGCAAAATATCTAGTTACCAGTAAGTCCAGTTacgaaaaatttttttcttgagatgaGGACTTTTGCCTGAAAAATATAGTCCTGAGAGATTTACTGTCTTAGCAGCTTTCAAGTACTATATGCAATATAgtattattatagtattattaactatagtcccCATTctatacattacatccccatgacttacttattttatgagtttgtaccttttgacctccTTCACCCATTTTGTTCACTTCctaccttcccttccccccagcaaccaccaatctgttctctgtctgtgagcttggtttttgtttgtttggttggtatttttagattccaaatataagtgatattatatggtatttgtctttctctgacttatttcagttagcatactACCCTTTAGGTCCACATGTCACAATGGCaagattacatttcttttttttttttttttaattttttttttttattattcatttttttttagagaggagacagagagggacagagagacagagaaagagagagacaggggggaggagctggaagcatcaactcccatatgtgccttgaccaggcaagcccagggtttcgaaccagcgacctcagcatttccaggtcgatgctttatccactgcgctaccacaggtcaggcccgcaagattacatttctattttttatgactgaataatattctttagcatatatatatataggtatgtatatgtatatctatatctatatgtatatgtatatatgccacaattcctttatccattcatccatggatggacacttaggttgtttctatatctaagttgttgtaagtaatgctgcaagcTTGCGTATTTATTCTTTTAGGATAAATACCCAGATGTGGAGTTGCTGGATCAcacagtagttctatttttaatttttttgcagaacCTCGACATTAGGGTTCTTCTTTAGTCTGTGTACCATATTAACTGGCTGCTTACCAGGTTTTCTACTTTGCTTGCTCCTAAGCTTTGGAGGACATCAGTCTCAGGTCTTAGTACTCCTTTGGAAGCTCTGAGTGCTGTAGACAAACAGCATTAAAGGTCGTGCCTTCCTTGGAGGGTACAGCAACACATAGGGAGTTGTTAAGCAGCAGTTTCTGGGTCTCTCCAGTCCACTCTAAGAAGCTCTCTGCTAATTCAGAAAACTTATTGGATCTTCACTTGGATCTTGAAAGGGGTTCCCCATAATATCCCTTTATGTTTTCCATGTCTTGTTCTGttttagaaaaactaaaatgaaatctGTTCAAACTTTATTACTTTGAACTTTAACAATTGATTTTTAACAGTCAGATATATTATACTATGAAttatttgattaaaaacaaaaataagttacccaatcaggtggtggctcagtggacaaagcatcaacctgagacgctgaggacccaggttcgaagcttagaggttgttggcttgagtgcaggcttacctggcttgagtgcaggcttaccagcttgagtgagggatcatagacataacttacttcatggggtcactggcttgagcaaggggtcactggctcagctggagtgcctccccacagtcagggcatgtatgagaagcaatcaatgaacaactaaagtgctataaccacaaggtgatgcttctcatctctctcccttcctgtctctgtctctccctaaaataaactaaaatgtgTATTTCATTATAGACATTTTACATGTATTGAAGAGTAACAAGTTTTCTCCCTCTCGTAGTCATATGTGTATAACTTTATTCTGGTGTTAGTAAATTGAATTTTAATATGTGGATAATAAGCaacttattttcatttctgtgtgaACTTTTGGGGACTTTTATAGCATCAACCTCTAGCCATATAGATGCCGATTGCTTTTTATGTGTTTTCCTGAGTCACGGCGAAGGCAATCACATTTATGCATATGATGCCAAAATTGAAATTCAGACATTGACTGGTTTGTTCAAAGGAGACAAGTGTCAGAGCCTGGTTGGAAAGCCCAAGATCTTTATCATTCAGGTAAGACTGATGATGTTATAATCTTAATTATAAAGTACAGGGTCTGCACATGTGATTATTAAGCACTAAAgccaatcttgcctgaccaggcggtggcgcagtggatagagcattggactgggatgcagaggacccaggttcgagaccctgaggtcgccagcttgagcgcaggctcatctggtttgagcaaagctcaccagcttggacccaaggttgctggctcgagcaaggggttacttggtctgctgtagccccacggtcaaggtacatatgagaaagcaatcaatgaacaactaaggtatcacagtgaaaaattgatgattgatgtttctcatctctctctgttcctgtctgtctgtccctatctatccctctctctgactctctctctgtctctgtaaaaaaaaaagactttattcattttagagagagaaagagaaggggaaaggaggaggaggaagcatcaactcccatatgtgccttgaccagacaagtgcagggtttcaaactggtgacctcagcattccaggtagttactttatccagtgtgccaccacagggcaggcactaAAGCCAATTTCAGGAGTAACTTTCTGCAGTACTGGACAGGCCCTCTTTGAATTCTAGCCCAAGTTGCAATTTGAATTATCAGtagtaattctttctttctttctttcttttttattaagtgagaggtggggaggtagacagacaggctcccgcatacACCCCAACCGGcatccactggcaagccccctacagggtgatgctctgcccatctggggcaaccaagctattttagcacctgaggcagaagccatggagccatcttcagcacctggggccaacttgctcaaaccattcaagccgtgggtatgggaggggaaggggaatagagcgagatagagagagaaaggggaggagtagaggtggaaaagcaaatggtcacttctcctgtgtgccctgactgggaatctaacccaggacttctgcacaccaggccaatgctctaccctaagccaattggccagggcctaattctttCTTAACATAAAGAATAAACAAAGATTCTTGGTGTATTTATTACTTGGCTTGACATTTGAAATAACTTAATCATTGCAACTTCGTGGCCCAACCTGGTGTCAAGGTGGAGCCACCAGAGAAAGTACCTGTTGACTGAAGAGTTTAGTATCTAGTTAAGGATGCCAGTGTTTTGAAACATTAACTAACAGGAATCATaagtaggggaaaaaaatgtcagcTTTAGTTGGCTCTACACCTGAATACTCTGTTTTTGAAGTGCCTATAAATTGGCTTATTGATGTTAACATGGAGCTGTACTGAATTACACATCCGCTATAAACATTAAGCATTGGGAAGAGTAGGTAAGTAAAGGAGGTGGTTTTCCTCGTCTCGTAGGCATGTCGGGGAAGCCAGCATGACGTGCCTGTCATTCCTTTGGATGCAGTGGATCACCGGACATACAGGCCGGAAGCTAATGTCACGGAGGTGGATGCAGCCTCAGTTTACACTCTGCCTGCTGGAGCAGACTTCCTCATGTGCTACTCTGTTGCAGAAGGTGTGTGGGTGTTTAGTGCAAACATAGAATTGGCTTTCCTGGCTAAGTTCCTGTAAGTTTCACCTTGGTTTGATTTGGATCAGATCTTCCTATAGGGACATTGTGAGTTGGTCCTGAATCTCACAGGCTTAGAATGAATTTCTTTGACCACATAACACAGAATGATACATAGAAATTTACAGATACCTTCTAGAAAAAATCATCCCTGAGAACTGAAAATCTAAAGCTGCAAGTCTCATTGTAATGACTATTAGCAACCTGTTTTGAATCACTAATAATGATAGTGTCATTGTAGTCATACTCATGGGAAGCttggttgaaaaatattttatgacagttCTTTGCTTttgcagtaaataattttatgtttttctttcttgtaatcTCTTGTCTCTCAAAATCATCACTTGGCTACTACTACCTTAGAAACTTTTAGGTAATGgagaaaattaaatagaattcATCCCATTTTATAGAACTCTGTAGAATTCATCGCTGTTCCCGCATGAAAatagttaagaaaaatataaaagctgtATCATGGACACATCTTAGTCTTCTCCACGCTTTTCTGAGAATTTATACTTCTGTCACAGTAAATTATAAAGGTGTTTTTTAGTCACAGGAATGGAAAGCCAGAAAATATCAGtgtcctttttctatctttttttttaaataattttaaattttaatttataggggtaatattggttaataaaattatataggtttcaggtgcacaattctacaatacattatCTGTTATGTTGCATTGTTCCTCCTATCTCTTTTAGGTTACTATTCTCATCGGGAAACTGTGAATGGCTCGTGGTACATCCAAGATTTGTGTGAGATGCTGAGAAAATTTGGCTCCTCCTTAGAGTTCACAGAACTCCTCACACTGGTGAACAGGAAAGTTTCCCAGCGCCGAGTGGATATCTGCGTGGACCGAAGTGCAATTGGAAAGAAGCAGGTCCCCTGCTTTGCCTCCATGCTAACGAAAAAGCTGCATTTCTTTCCAAAATCTAAAtaagtctattttgttttgtgtatttgtAGTCGAAATAGAGTTTCCTtctctttatataaatatgtgtcaCTGGGTTAAAGCTTATGGTGCAgcagttttaaatgttttacgGTTTAATgagagaacttttttaaaaaaataattcatactgATCGTGGTGAAAGGGTTTGATGTTGAAGCAAAATCCTCAGGGaattactataaataaaaattcacgAGCATTTGTAacacttgattttcttttataattgcaagGTTACTTAAAATATCTGGCTGATTTAACTTgtattttgtgatatttttaaaataaaagtttataatgtttttaaaggtttttgaaaCCAGAGAATCTGTTTTCCCTTAATAATTCCTTATCAAATTTTTCTAATTCACATTTCTCTTCATGCAATATATAGACTTGCTTTAATTGGTCATATAAATTCATCTACATTTTAATTCATACTTTTGATATGTCTTtaactctcacttaaaataattagcCTTCAAGCCCTATTCCATGGTGTTCTCTGGAAGAAGTATAGTTACTGAAATTATTTCTTAGTGTAGGCTAAATGCAAATTGGATTATCAGTGTCTTCCTCGTTATTTTTCATCATCTAGCAGTCATCATCCCCATTCACAATCATATTAATGGGAAAATGTTATTTCTAAGGGTCAGTTCTTATTAAtacaatatatcaatatataatttgAGTAATATTTTGTTCATAACCTGCCAGAAGCTGAAGATGTTTAAATATTTGGGCTTTTGGTAACTGAAACTTGTGAGCTGCAGTTCAAACAGCGTGTCAGCTGTGCTGTGGGGAGTGACATTCACACCGTTTTGTGGTTACGACAGCAGCTTCACTGTCAGTCGAACATTATAATTTCCTTTACCTCCTTCCCACAGGCCTCGGCATCACCACGTCTCTACCTTCAAGAGCTAATGACCATAGAAACGCTCCTCTGTTCAATTTATGAACACTGCCTGGCCTTGCAGGCAAAGAGGATACCATTCTGGTTACCTAAGAGAAATTAGCTAGTGTGGTTAAAAAGctctaaaaatgttttctttccttgagTGTGATCAAAGGGTTTAATTGAATAAAATCCTCTTGTATGACCTTGGTACCTAAAAATGTGAGCACCAGAATCCATCAAATCTGAGGCTGTGGAAGCAATGGGGGCACAACTAAACCCTTGATGAAATGGTTGTCTCAGAGTAAGACAGTCCTGTAATAACA
The sequence above is drawn from the Saccopteryx bilineata isolate mSacBil1 chromosome 5, mSacBil1_pri_phased_curated, whole genome shotgun sequence genome and encodes:
- the CASP6 gene encoding caspase-6 isoform X2 — its product is MSSVSDSREAGSAGEEQNMTETDAFYKSEMFDPAEKYKMDHKRRGLALIFNHERFFWHLTLPDRRGTNADRDNLQRRFSDLGFEVKCFNNLKAEELLLKLHEGDKCQSLVGKPKIFIIQACRGSQHDVPVIPLDAVDHRTYRPEANVTEVDAASVYTLPAGADFLMCYSVAEGYYSHRETVNGSWYIQDLCEMLRKFGSSLEFTELLTLVNRKVSQRRVDICVDRSAIGKKQVPCFASMLTKKLHFFPKSK
- the CASP6 gene encoding caspase-6 isoform X1; amino-acid sequence: MSSVSDSREAGSAGEEQNMTETDAFYKSEMFDPAEKYKMDHKRRGLALIFNHERFFWHLTLPDRRGTNADRDNLQRRFSDLGFEVKCFNNLKAEELLLKLHEASTSSHIDADCFLCVFLSHGEGNHIYAYDAKIEIQTLTGLFKGDKCQSLVGKPKIFIIQACRGSQHDVPVIPLDAVDHRTYRPEANVTEVDAASVYTLPAGADFLMCYSVAEGYYSHRETVNGSWYIQDLCEMLRKFGSSLEFTELLTLVNRKVSQRRVDICVDRSAIGKKQVPCFASMLTKKLHFFPKSK